Below is a window of Chiroxiphia lanceolata isolate bChiLan1 chromosome 9, bChiLan1.pri, whole genome shotgun sequence DNA.
TTGAAAAACAGCACTAtgattcaaaattaattttcccctctcctctttcaAAATTTAACCATTTCAGTCAACCAGCTCTGCATTACAATCAGAATTATTGTAGCATTTGCCTTATGGGTTACTCTTCCAGTGGAACAAGTAcgggtttaaaaagaaatgtcaagTGCCCTGTATTCTTAATTTTACTGTGAGTTCTTAtacaatttatttatataaatgcacTATCTATAGAGACATGCAAATATACTTGTACGAAACACAAGCTTTGGCCAACCTGGCAATTTTACCAGGTTTCAACATTCTCATCCTTGTTAACTACTGAAATAGCTCACCAAAATCCTTTCATGGGCTCCTGATAGGAACGAGAACCCCAAAGTGATCCAGGTTAGAAAAAACTCTTACTTTTTGGGACACATTAGTCCCAAAGTTTGGGTTCTCAGCACTCCTGGAGAGAGTTCTGGGAGGAAGAGGGACGGACAGAtaaactgaggcacagaaggacaaagcagcaaagagcagaaacTTCTCAAGAAGCTCCTTGTTGCAGTTTCTCATCCAGCTTCATCTCTCTTAGGGCCCAAGGGTGTGATCAATGACTGGAGGAAGTTTAAATTAGAAAGCGAAGATGGAGAGTCCTTATCCTTGagcaagaaagaaatgcttAGACAAATGTCTTCACCACACAGATCCTTCAGTAGAGATGATAAAGACACCAGAGAGAGATTCTGCCGTAAGGTAAGAGAAGtagagcaaaataaatgaattttgaTTCTAGATAAAACATACCAGTTATAAGTTAGAAAATCCTGAATTTGCCAGACTCAATTTCTGCATAACTTAGcagagctctcccagcacagagacAACAAACCAGGTGCAAACcaacggagctgggaaggggctggagcagcaggagcagctgagggagctgggggggctggagcaaaggaggctcaggggggaccttctggctctgcaaccccctgacaggaggggggagccgggggggggtcgggctctgctgccagggaacgagggacaggaggagagggaacggcctccagctgtgccaggggaggctcaggttggatataagggaaaaaattttccccaaaagggttgtcaggcattaGAACAGACCACCCAGGGAACTGGTGGAGTCATCATTCCTGGAAGCGTTCAAAAAAATGGGGATGTGGTGCCTGGagacatgggttagtggtggatttggcagagctgggttaatggttggactcaatgatcttacagggcttttccaaccttaaaggTTCTCTGATTCTGTCTACCCAGTTCTCTCTCAAGCAAAAGACTCCAGTAAAACAAACTACATTGCACAACCTATCACAGCACAATTTgacctttcttcctctcttccctgccacaATGATCCGTGGTTAAGGCAAACGTTTAACCTGTTTAAAAACCTATTGGTCAGGGACAGAGCTCTGAGCCTGAATGTCACTCATTACCACCTGCCAGGTCTGAACGGGGGGgacccaaacccccaaaaacacaGGAATTAAACTTTGAGCCCACTGCAGTCAGTGACAAAATTCCTATCAACTCTGGAAGATCCAGAGGTTTTTGTCAACGTGGCAACTGCCTCCAACACTGTCATGTCAACATGGAAGTGTTGAGGCAGGACCTTCACCCCTGTCTTGAGGAGACCTTCCAGAGTCACTGCAGGCAGTGATGGCTCTTCTGGGTCAGCTTGGATGTTCTTTAGACAGCAGCTGGGGCTCTTCCCACCTCAGCACTGAGGGCTTAGCCCTCACTAACCCGACATTCTCTGGCCCCCCCAGATGAGCATGCAGGAGTATGAGCTGATCCACGACGCGCAGGAGGACGAGAGCTGCCTACAGCAGTACCGCAAGCGCTGCATGCAGGACATGCACCAGCGGCTCAGCTTCGGGCCCAAGTTCGGTTACCTGTGCGAGCTGCAGAACGGGGAACAGTTCCTGGAGGCCGTGGAGAAGGAACACAAAACCACCACGGTGATAGTGCACATCTATGAAGATGGTGTGAAGGGCTGCGACGCCCTCAACAGCAGCCTGACCTGCCTGGCCGCAGAGTACCCCACCGTGAAGTTCTGCAAGATCAAGGCCTCCAGCACCGGGGCTGGAGATCGCTTCTCCAACGAGgtgctcccctccctgctggtCTACaaggctggggagctgctgagcaATTTCATTAGTGTTTCTGAACAGTTCAATGAGGAGTTCTTTGCTGTGGATGTGGAGGCTTTCCTGAATGAGTACGGGCTGCTGCCTGAGGGGACGCTGCCCGCCCTGGGAAATGGCAACACGGATGAGCAGGATGTTGAATAGTCAGAGCACTctgtctccctttcctcctcagtAAGCTGTAAATCAATGTCAGTAACACCCATCTCGTTTAGAGAAGGCTGTCTTTGCTAACTTATTTGTAAGATACAAagatacaaaattatttaactgtTAGGATATGAATTTTACTTCAAACACACACAACTGGCAGTCCTGCACATAATTATCTCTATGCCACAAGTAATAGGAAGAACAGCAGACAATGCTGGTGATCTTTAGGATGTGAAGGTAAAAAGGATTAAAAACTTAGGGCCCATGCCTGTCTCCAAGAAGCACAAGACCTTCATTTCAGACTGATCCATCCCTCTGTGCACACAAAAAGCCATGTCCATGCTCTGGATTATGGCTCTGCAGACACACTTCTACCAACTTTGGTaggaaaaagcagtttgaaGGACAAACAGCCCAAAGTCCTCGCATTCCTAAATAACTTAGGTAACTAGGACAATATTTTATGCTTCCACATTTAATATTCGATattcatgaaaagaaataagtttCTCACCCTTTTTGTTGTCACTTCTGTGACAACACTACAGAAGTGTTGCTCTCACAAcagcaaacacagacacagcatCAGCTCCTTTCAGTTCATGGGTGCTCCACAGGTTGAGCAGCAATGCTTAAAATGTCTGCAGTATCTGAAAAAGTATATTGTGCTTATGTAATAACTCTGAATAAAGCTTAACAGCCCTTGAGACCTGCCATTGGAAGTGTGAAATATATTGGTAGTACACAACCTTAGCCTTAAAACATGTGAAATATTAGTAAGCACTCATTAGACATTTCCTAAGCCCAAAGTTTTGAGTTTTGTTAAAGGGAAGCTGCTGAGAACTACAACTTAACAATCTGAGGGAAAACTCACTATAAACCTTCCTCTCTCAGTCTAAAAGCTCCCCCTCCTCTCGTTCTGACAGAACACAACAAAGCATTGGACACACTTCAGTGGCTTTTGCACACTGGCAAAGCTGAAGGCTGAATTTGACTCTGTATCTGTAACTTTTGATCTCAACAGCACAGTTTTGCTGGTAACATTTGAGATTACTAGAAAGCTAaagattatttctcttttgtttgttcattttcagaaaCTATGAAAATGCCGCTGattttctacttttaatattgtttttgCAATGGATGGATGTTTAAACAGAGCTCTAGAAACCTCACCTCATGTACACTAAGCTAACAAATGAAGTTCATTTATCAGCTCTTGTACAATCTTCTTTAACAATACGTAAAACAATTCATGATTTTATTCCAACAGCACATTCCCAAAATGTTATGATTTCCATGCTGTAAATTGCTGAGTGAGAGTGTGTCACAAGTCTTTCTGAGGGAACTCCAGGTGGAATAAAGCTTTTCCCTTGGAGCAGTGCTCAGAATATTTGCAGATCTACCATTTGCAGATACACCCAGCACAATGGAAATCCAGTGATCTTATAAAAGATTATGtagaaaatatcacaaaaataaCCAGTTACCTGGGTAGCAGGTCAATATTTCACTTGTATTTTTTATGACATGTCTTAAAGAAGATTAGtgaaaaaattctgtcttttgCACACCAGAAAGTCTCCATGTAAGTGGTATGAACTTAAAAGTTCTTGAGAACTTTCCCTCTTTATCCAACTTGGTTCAAAAGCCATTAGGCTGCACATCAGCAGCCTTGTAACATAAACTTCATTTCTCTGAAAACCaggctgaaagcaaaaaaagcaccAATACCACCACAGAAACTGGACCCATAGCTCCTGTAAGAAATAAGCTGACACTCCAGTTTAAGAGAAGGATTAAGCATGCTTAAGCAGGATTTCCTTCAACCtgtaatttcaaacaaaaaacaaagagagagagcaaaCACATGCAGCACCAAGCCTCAACAGCAGCTCATGACTAATGAAGCTGCAAATAAAGCTCTGATCACAGCAGTTATCCAGGTTtctgcaggggggaaaaaaaaaaaagaaaaaaactttaaaaaaaacccaaaaagcaaGACTTGACTCAAACATTTATTACTGTACAAAGGTTTTTTGAGTAACAAACAGTAAATGCTTAAAAAAGCACATGGGgcacctccctgctgcctcttcctTCAGACTCAAAGGCACAGAGACCCTGAGTGTCCCCAAATATTCATCTTATCACTGGTGCCACTGCTGATCAAACCCAGACAAAATCTCTGGTAGATCCAAGTGTCAGCTGGGGGAGTTATTTCTCTTCCCAGCATCCAGCACAGGGAGGCTGTGCTTTGGATGCAGTGGGCAGTGAGCAACTGCCTTGGGCATCCCTTGTCT
It encodes the following:
- the PDC gene encoding phosducin, with amino-acid sequence MEENANTSLEEDFEGQATHTGPKGVINDWRKFKLESEDGESLSLSKKEMLRQMSSPHRSFSRDDKDTRERFCRKMSMQEYELIHDAQEDESCLQQYRKRCMQDMHQRLSFGPKFGYLCELQNGEQFLEAVEKEHKTTTVIVHIYEDGVKGCDALNSSLTCLAAEYPTVKFCKIKASSTGAGDRFSNEVLPSLLVYKAGELLSNFISVSEQFNEEFFAVDVEAFLNEYGLLPEGTLPALGNGNTDEQDVE